The following are encoded together in the Pedobacter sp. D749 genome:
- a CDS encoding thioredoxin fold domain-containing protein: MKRLFLFLLFLTGASGYAQNREITFEKGSLQSALAKAKASNKLVFVDCFTEWCVPCKHMAKNIFTIDSVADFFNQNFVNVGLDMEKGDGIPAMKTYKVGAFPSFLLLNGNGDLVYKFVGAMDADEFISKVKEGMNPENKIARMNREYAAGNRDHAFIRDYIKEKINMMEINPAKEIATTYFNSLTDQEKVMPENWFLFGANRYDMYLSNVHSKNFDYLASNWKAFVKHNGKDTVEKRMGDMFRKVAGYALNGFYFKDFPYVKAEFAHYRKQLIATNLKDKDQLILMMNMAEAAGEKNWLKVSNILADHIQSFSPQNQRIAYDFWSGYSVSKFKKLPRMKEISDKIIRTSKDPFIISTAKIYQNY, translated from the coding sequence ATGAAAAGATTATTCCTATTCCTTTTGTTCCTTACAGGTGCATCAGGCTATGCGCAAAACAGGGAGATTACTTTTGAAAAAGGAAGTCTGCAGTCGGCCCTGGCCAAAGCAAAGGCAAGTAATAAATTGGTTTTTGTTGATTGCTTTACCGAGTGGTGCGTACCGTGTAAACACATGGCGAAGAACATTTTTACAATTGATTCTGTGGCCGACTTTTTTAATCAGAATTTCGTAAATGTGGGCCTGGATATGGAAAAGGGAGATGGCATTCCTGCAATGAAAACCTATAAAGTGGGGGCGTTTCCCTCGTTTTTGCTCTTAAATGGTAACGGTGATCTGGTTTATAAGTTTGTGGGGGCGATGGATGCAGATGAATTCATATCAAAGGTGAAAGAGGGGATGAATCCTGAAAACAAAATAGCCAGGATGAACCGGGAATATGCAGCAGGCAACAGGGATCATGCCTTCATCAGGGATTACATCAAAGAGAAGATCAATATGATGGAGATCAATCCCGCGAAGGAAATTGCCACTACTTATTTCAACAGTCTTACAGACCAGGAGAAAGTGATGCCCGAAAACTGGTTTCTTTTCGGCGCCAACCGGTATGACATGTACTTGTCTAACGTACACAGCAAAAACTTTGATTACCTGGCCAGCAACTGGAAGGCCTTTGTGAAACACAATGGGAAAGATACTGTAGAAAAGCGAATGGGAGATATGTTCAGAAAGGTGGCCGGTTATGCTTTAAATGGTTTTTATTTTAAAGATTTTCCTTATGTAAAAGCTGAATTTGCACATTACCGCAAGCAGCTCATCGCAACAAATTTAAAAGACAAAGATCAGTTGATCCTGATGATGAATATGGCAGAAGCTGCGGGAGAAAAAAATTGGCTAAAGGTATCGAATATCCTCGCCGATCACATTCAGTCTTTCAGTCCGCAAAACCAGCGGATCGCTTATGATTTTTGGTCAGGATATAGCGTATCGAAATTTAAAAAGCTGCCAAGGATGAAAGAGATTTCTGATAAGATTATCCGTACTTCGAAAGATCCTTTTATCATTTCTACTGCAAAAATATACCAGAATTATTAA
- a CDS encoding zinc-dependent metalloprotease produces the protein MKYILSILFAVVLSLQAKALPLDEPTPFEKFYKKQMKVTPGLFTVYQDGSNYFLEIPASTLNTDLLVIGDIARGFANNIAQSSGVIRFGVGNGNVLNVTKEVYKEETSADFNQGFEELVQKSNLTPVSYVIPIVARGKDKKSYIIELTHELIEGGNLFSFKDFSDLSSSDPARSGVQEVKASGEGVVFSVLRTQTVPGNSVNGSKAVDKAVAFVLNLGLQRLPVSKMKVRESDPRIGFATVAYNDFGKYPYGMRNVKVITKWNLSVRPADQQKYNAGVLVTPAKAITVYIDKNTPALFLPYVKQGIAQWNAAFEKAGFKEVLVLAKGENENWLSAGKIQIKWGGGASDVQVNLLSDPRTGEIYTAKMNISDQMVNDLLPSYFTKCSMKDPRILKDLYNPEVRGEMMRWKVAQAMGEVLGMVPNLHGSAAYTPAQLRSGNWLKLHSFSSSVTDDTQFNFLVQPEDDVAVTDLMPRVSAYDELAIGWAYRVFADRNAEKKSLASLKPSNAALMFLEENKSDPFTRRGDVSADQLEAAELAMNNLMRCYPQVEKVSAEMKGGDDDWRKFKLLSSAYQKNFQLYTDNVASYIGGTSLRPVLRNYNEVPVVYTAKKDQKKAMALLNNWFFSGVPSWMQNKRMNLENNESEDTKMQNSMQDLLRKLISPEVLNNLIKAEHEMGNQAYTSLDLFEDLDRYVFKDFDSVNPLNEHTKLMQSKFIFDLADATVKNNFAAGLSDSSEVIHFYFVRTMKHIKELSEQHQDPKAKALYQMLGEKVEKQMNQKKS, from the coding sequence ATGAAGTATATCTTATCAATCCTTTTTGCAGTAGTGCTCAGCCTTCAGGCGAAGGCGCTGCCTTTGGATGAACCAACACCTTTTGAAAAATTCTATAAAAAACAGATGAAAGTGACACCTGGTTTATTTACCGTATACCAGGATGGTTCCAATTATTTCCTGGAGATCCCCGCCAGCACTTTAAATACCGATCTTCTGGTCATTGGCGACATTGCCCGTGGTTTTGCCAACAATATTGCCCAGTCATCTGGCGTAATTCGTTTTGGTGTAGGAAACGGAAATGTGCTCAATGTAACTAAAGAAGTCTATAAAGAAGAAACCTCAGCCGACTTCAATCAGGGTTTTGAAGAGCTGGTGCAAAAATCTAACCTCACTCCGGTAAGTTATGTAATTCCAATAGTGGCCAGAGGAAAAGACAAAAAAAGTTATATCATTGAGCTAACCCACGAATTGATAGAAGGTGGCAATTTATTTTCTTTCAAGGATTTTAGTGATTTGAGTAGTTCTGATCCTGCCCGCTCCGGTGTACAGGAAGTAAAAGCTTCCGGAGAGGGTGTGGTATTTTCCGTTTTACGTACGCAAACTGTTCCCGGAAACAGTGTAAATGGGAGCAAAGCTGTTGATAAGGCTGTAGCTTTTGTCCTCAATCTGGGGCTCCAGCGCCTTCCTGTCTCAAAAATGAAAGTCCGGGAGTCTGATCCAAGAATAGGATTTGCTACCGTGGCCTACAATGATTTTGGTAAGTATCCTTATGGGATGAGAAACGTTAAGGTAATTACCAAATGGAACCTTAGTGTACGCCCGGCAGACCAGCAAAAGTACAATGCTGGTGTATTGGTTACGCCGGCAAAGGCAATTACAGTTTATATTGACAAGAATACCCCGGCTTTATTTCTGCCTTATGTAAAACAAGGTATTGCCCAGTGGAACGCTGCATTTGAAAAAGCAGGATTTAAGGAGGTGTTGGTACTTGCTAAAGGGGAGAACGAGAACTGGCTATCTGCAGGAAAGATACAGATCAAATGGGGAGGTGGCGCTAGTGATGTGCAGGTAAATTTGCTGAGCGACCCACGTACCGGGGAAATTTATACGGCCAAGATGAACATTTCCGACCAGATGGTGAATGATCTGCTGCCCTCTTATTTTACCAAGTGCAGTATGAAAGACCCCAGGATTTTAAAAGACTTGTATAACCCTGAAGTGCGTGGGGAAATGATGCGGTGGAAAGTTGCCCAGGCCATGGGAGAGGTTTTAGGAATGGTGCCTAACCTGCATGGAAGTGCGGCTTATACGCCTGCTCAACTCCGTTCTGGCAATTGGTTAAAGCTGCACAGTTTCTCTTCGTCTGTAACTGATGATACGCAGTTTAACTTTCTGGTTCAGCCTGAAGATGATGTTGCGGTAACAGATTTAATGCCCAGGGTTTCCGCTTATGACGAACTGGCCATTGGTTGGGCTTACCGCGTATTTGCCGATCGCAATGCCGAAAAGAAAAGCTTGGCTTCCCTTAAACCTTCCAACGCTGCACTAATGTTCCTGGAGGAAAATAAAAGTGATCCTTTTACCCGTAGAGGTGATGTTTCTGCTGATCAGCTGGAGGCTGCAGAACTGGCAATGAATAACTTAATGCGCTGCTATCCGCAAGTAGAAAAGGTTTCTGCGGAGATGAAAGGAGGCGATGATGACTGGAGAAAATTCAAATTGCTTTCTTCCGCCTATCAGAAAAATTTCCAGCTGTATACAGATAACGTGGCGAGCTATATCGGAGGGACATCCTTACGCCCGGTATTGCGGAATTATAATGAGGTGCCTGTAGTATATACCGCTAAGAAAGATCAGAAAAAGGCAATGGCTTTATTGAATAACTGGTTTTTCAGCGGAGTTCCTTCCTGGATGCAAAACAAAAGAATGAACCTGGAGAACAATGAGTCTGAGGATACCAAAATGCAAAATAGCATGCAGGATTTATTGCGCAAATTAATTAGTCCTGAAGTATTGAACAATCTGATTAAAGCAGAGCATGAGATGGGAAATCAGGCCTATACCAGTCTTGATCTTTTTGAAGACCTGGATCGTTATGTGTTCAAAGATTTTGATTCGGTGAATCCACTGAATGAACATACTAAATTGATGCAGAGTAAGTTCATATTCGACCTGGCTGATGCAACAGTAAAAAACAATTTTGCTGCGGGTTTGAGTGATTCCAGTGAAGTTATTCATTTTTATTTCGTCAGGACCATGAAACATATTAAGGAACTATCTGAACAACACCAGGATCCAAAAGCGAAAGCGCTTTATCAAATGCTCGGAGAAAAAGTTGAAAAACAAATGAACCAAAAGAAAAGCTAG
- a CDS encoding zinc-dependent metalloprotease, translating to MKFIFPILLLMLFSTASKAQDQHATPIKKFIKAEAKMQKGMFNVYVQDDKYLLEIPDRLLGRDILTSISIIRGSAQRKRNPSMRYGFAGDAINDRVIRFNKGINGKINIVDPDFVQATDTTSYYFNSYRLQLKPALLAFDIVATGDSSSLIDVTNLFNGDSDLFSLKGAATELKLGAFEPEKSKILGVSAYDNNLVFRSVKSYAAGDSPQMPPSDPTSPPQKAPEMNPTMWEVGASWFLLPEVPMAQRYADTRVGYFFTGLRNYDNPEKNETTVMANRWRVEPKPEDLEKYLKGELVEPAKPIVFYIDRNTPAFLVPYIIDGVNAWRKSFEKIGFKNAITGKLSPTKEEDPDYSMEDARYAYISYKPSEVPNAYGPQVVDPRSGEILTSHVAVFHNIMELLQRWYFSMSAANDPAARKFPVNTALMGTLLRNVITHEVGHTLGLRHNFAGSSSYSVDSIRNRDYVRAHGFGPSVMDYMRFNYAAQPQDKMEPKDLLPVVGVYDDYAIEWGYRYFPQSKDAGAIADQLKQWVSEKRKDPKYFYSDESDMYDPRVQSEDVGDNNMKANALGVENLKKIMANIEQWSSVDDGYGTLRSMYRAVEGRYHNYLQHVVKNIGSVFSDKPLREEQKSSYVPVSRAQQKEAMDYLSKYMFTEPKWLYPEDVMARTGFSFDDDVEDTYGDLMGRLIGKYYAMANIENISGNATYPAAEFLTDLEQIVFKDLDRPISPYNRMFQRKFITSLLMSVDNREIFSNDVWFTMNKMVLHIEEQSRSAAEKQKDFISKSHLMAIADMVEMWRTDNDAAYLSR from the coding sequence ATGAAATTCATTTTTCCGATTCTGCTTTTGATGCTGTTTTCCACAGCATCAAAAGCACAGGATCAGCACGCAACACCCATTAAAAAATTCATTAAGGCAGAAGCGAAAATGCAAAAAGGCATGTTCAACGTGTATGTTCAGGATGATAAATACCTATTAGAGATACCAGATAGGTTATTGGGAAGAGACATCCTGACCAGTATCAGCATCATTAGAGGCTCTGCACAGCGTAAACGAAATCCATCGATGCGTTATGGTTTCGCGGGCGATGCCATCAACGACCGGGTCATTCGATTCAACAAAGGGATAAACGGTAAGATCAACATTGTGGATCCGGATTTTGTGCAAGCTACAGATACAACCAGTTATTATTTTAACAGCTATAGGTTACAATTGAAACCTGCTTTGCTGGCTTTTGATATTGTGGCTACCGGCGATTCGAGTTCCTTAATTGATGTCACTAATCTGTTTAATGGCGACAGTGATCTGTTTTCCTTAAAGGGAGCGGCAACCGAGTTGAAGCTGGGTGCCTTTGAGCCGGAGAAATCAAAGATTCTGGGCGTAAGTGCCTACGACAATAACCTGGTATTCCGTTCTGTGAAAAGTTATGCAGCAGGGGATTCTCCCCAAATGCCTCCTTCTGATCCGACTTCGCCACCGCAAAAGGCCCCCGAGATGAACCCCACTATGTGGGAGGTTGGTGCATCCTGGTTTTTGCTGCCAGAGGTGCCTATGGCACAGCGCTATGCCGACACCAGAGTAGGTTACTTTTTTACCGGGTTAAGAAACTATGATAATCCTGAGAAAAACGAAACGACGGTTATGGCCAACAGGTGGCGCGTGGAGCCAAAACCTGAAGATTTGGAAAAGTACCTGAAGGGAGAACTGGTAGAGCCAGCTAAGCCTATCGTCTTTTATATCGACCGGAATACTCCGGCCTTTCTGGTTCCATACATTATTGATGGGGTGAATGCCTGGAGAAAAAGCTTTGAAAAAATTGGCTTTAAGAATGCCATTACAGGGAAACTATCGCCGACGAAAGAAGAGGATCCTGATTACAGTATGGAAGATGCAAGGTATGCTTACATTTCTTACAAGCCCTCAGAAGTTCCCAATGCCTATGGCCCACAGGTTGTAGACCCACGATCGGGAGAGATTCTGACCTCTCATGTCGCTGTGTTTCACAACATCATGGAGCTCTTGCAACGCTGGTATTTTTCAATGTCTGCGGCCAATGACCCGGCTGCGAGAAAGTTCCCTGTTAATACCGCATTAATGGGTACTTTACTGAGAAATGTGATTACCCATGAGGTAGGACACACGCTGGGCTTGCGTCATAATTTTGCAGGAAGTTCTTCCTATTCAGTAGATAGCATCCGTAACCGCGATTACGTACGGGCGCATGGTTTTGGGCCATCTGTAATGGACTATATGCGTTTTAATTATGCTGCCCAGCCTCAGGACAAAATGGAACCGAAGGATTTGCTGCCAGTGGTTGGGGTTTATGATGATTATGCCATAGAATGGGGGTATCGTTATTTTCCGCAGTCTAAAGACGCCGGTGCTATCGCAGATCAGTTGAAACAATGGGTTTCTGAAAAAAGAAAAGACCCTAAATATTTTTATTCTGACGAATCTGATATGTACGATCCAAGGGTACAAAGTGAGGACGTGGGCGACAATAATATGAAAGCAAATGCACTTGGGGTAGAGAACCTGAAAAAGATCATGGCGAACATCGAACAGTGGAGCTCTGTTGATGATGGATATGGAACGTTGCGGTCCATGTATAGAGCTGTAGAAGGCCGTTACCACAACTATCTCCAGCACGTAGTGAAAAATATAGGGAGTGTTTTTAGCGATAAACCATTGCGTGAAGAGCAGAAGTCAAGCTATGTTCCCGTGAGCCGGGCGCAGCAGAAAGAAGCGATGGATTATCTGTCTAAGTACATGTTTACTGAACCGAAATGGCTCTATCCTGAGGATGTAATGGCCAGGACAGGATTCAGTTTCGATGATGATGTAGAAGATACTTATGGCGACCTGATGGGGCGTTTGATCGGGAAATATTATGCTATGGCTAACATAGAGAATATTTCCGGCAATGCAACTTACCCGGCGGCTGAGTTTTTAACTGACCTGGAGCAAATCGTCTTCAAAGATCTCGATCGGCCCATCTCCCCGTATAACCGCATGTTTCAACGCAAGTTTATCACCAGCCTTTTGATGAGTGTTGATAACCGCGAAATTTTTAGTAATGATGTATGGTTCACCATGAACAAAATGGTGTTGCATATTGAAGAACAAAGCAGGTCTGCAGCCGAAAAACAAAAAGACTTTATTTCTAAAAGCCATTTAATGGCGATTGCAGATATGGTTGAAATGTGGCGTACAGATAATGATGCAGCTTACCTGAGTAGATAA
- a CDS encoding RagB/SusD family nutrient uptake outer membrane protein translates to MIKYTIYGLLFLLSTLTFSSCKKFLEERSPDEIKPESVADLQSLMNGEAYPYQILTDTYVDLLTDDMQSNGLGRTFDGNPDDVYLPYLQNGTRVFKWDARMFDGDPILSLGTDSWSIYYTKIKGCNTVIDNLGKVSGSAEQKNALLGQVLFLRAYYYLKLVTLYGQPYSGAGIDPNVSLGVPLILNSVVTDQYPVRNTLKEVYGQIEKDLLEAAGLLKANFTEASTFRVGHIAAYSLLTRLYLYMGRAEDMDKVIQYANLVLTERPVLTQMKSFFDADGFQSGKIYNVTVSPEVVWVYGINPNTPNGYFPEQRNDRPPYTVSGSLAALYETSTEADDRKDLRYPGYFRRGFANNAGYLLGNGKIGSIPKYGTDGIRIAEVYLNRAEAYAKKFLNGDVSSAAKANADLNTLRASRYDTRNVAYQPVNYSNANDLFKFCQDERRRELCLESGHRWMDIKRWGLNITHRFIDADGTTTDYTLRSGSLIYALPIPFTATLKNGRLAQNPR, encoded by the coding sequence ATGATAAAATATACAATATATGGATTGCTTTTTTTGCTCAGCACCCTGACTTTTTCCTCTTGTAAAAAGTTTCTGGAAGAAAGAAGCCCTGATGAAATTAAGCCAGAGTCGGTTGCCGATCTGCAATCCCTGATGAATGGAGAAGCTTATCCCTATCAGATTTTAACCGACACTTATGTTGATTTACTGACAGATGATATGCAATCGAATGGATTGGGAAGAACCTTTGATGGGAATCCGGATGATGTTTATCTTCCTTACCTGCAGAATGGTACACGCGTATTCAAATGGGATGCCAGGATGTTTGATGGCGACCCCATACTTTCGTTGGGTACTGATTCCTGGAGTATTTATTACACTAAAATCAAAGGTTGTAATACAGTTATTGACAACCTCGGGAAAGTTTCTGGCTCAGCTGAGCAAAAGAACGCGCTGTTAGGGCAGGTACTTTTCTTACGTGCTTACTATTATTTGAAACTGGTAACGTTATATGGACAACCTTATAGTGGTGCAGGCATTGATCCCAATGTGAGCCTGGGCGTTCCCCTGATCTTGAATAGTGTGGTTACCGACCAATACCCGGTACGGAATACGTTGAAAGAAGTATACGGACAGATTGAAAAAGATCTGCTGGAGGCAGCGGGCTTACTGAAAGCCAATTTTACAGAAGCCTCGACTTTTCGTGTCGGACATATTGCTGCTTATAGTCTTTTAACCAGGCTATATCTTTATATGGGAAGGGCGGAAGATATGGATAAAGTAATTCAGTACGCAAATCTGGTATTGACTGAAAGACCCGTTCTAACACAGATGAAATCATTTTTTGATGCAGATGGTTTTCAAAGTGGAAAAATATACAACGTTACGGTAAGTCCGGAGGTGGTATGGGTGTACGGAATTAATCCAAATACCCCAAATGGTTATTTCCCGGAACAACGGAATGATCGTCCTCCATACACGGTATCCGGTTCTCTTGCTGCACTGTATGAAACCAGTACAGAGGCCGATGACAGGAAAGACCTGAGGTATCCTGGATATTTCAGACGGGGATTTGCCAACAATGCAGGTTATCTGCTGGGCAACGGGAAAATTGGCTCTATACCTAAATACGGCACTGATGGGATCAGAATTGCTGAAGTCTACCTCAACAGGGCGGAGGCCTATGCCAAGAAATTTCTAAATGGAGATGTTAGTTCGGCAGCGAAAGCAAATGCTGACCTGAATACCTTGCGCGCCAGCAGGTATGACACACGAAATGTCGCCTATCAACCGGTTAACTATAGCAACGCAAATGACCTGTTTAAATTCTGCCAGGATGAGCGCCGGCGTGAGCTTTGTTTGGAAAGCGGACACCGCTGGATGGACATCAAGAGGTGGGGACTTAACATTACCCATCGTTTCATTGATGCTGACGGTACTACAACTGACTACACCTTGCGTTCAGGTAGTTTAATTTATGCCCTGCCTATTCCATTTACCGCGACATTGAAAAATGGCAGGCTGGCTCAAAATCCAAGATAA
- a CDS encoding SusC/RagA family TonB-linked outer membrane protein, whose protein sequence is MRITTVLLITAIMQVSAATYAQRITLNQNNVPLERVFIEIRKQSGYDFVFDIKLMKKANPVNIRVSNASIDQTLKLCFADQPFEYTLNEKTIIVKEKERSAIDKIAAFFNTITVTGQVTDTYGNVLPGVTVRVKGTDKATSTNRVGSFILPNLDEDATLIFSYLTKETFELKLNGKTNVQVVMKEKTVELQEVVVNTGYQILKKNSMTGASSSIKAKDLYLNGFTTIEQALQGKLPGVVVTNTSGLIGARQKTRVRGTSTLLGTQEPVWVVDGVIQEDPLPFKADVLNSAGTITRDNFDYIRDFVGNSISWLNPSDIEDITVLKDAAATAIYGVRAANGVIVITTKKGQNAPATISYSFGLNVADRVDYQTLELMNSSQRVDVSREIFNRGLTGAYVNSEIGYAGAMSQYLNKSISYEAFNSRVHAMETQNTDWFDLLFRKPLSTNHALSVSGGNTDTRYYASFGYNATNGTAIGNDGKGYTGNMSVSFKVGPKLSISARLSGSQKTTNGFYLVNPYGYASTASRVIPAYNQDGSPFFYQNPKSSYLYNMINERDQTGLISKVLSANTSIDANYDILKGLRFQTIFSYNTSSTTGTSYATDQTEYITRNFRFFEYGTAKPNSAAYLNAKLPLGGEYNEDNNRNESWSWRNSISYSTLLNNKHAISAMFGQDLNSSKYVGFSSTNYGYMKGRGNTFAPIPLTYGSQFPTPNVLLTENQIRSIIDRTTNTMGLYLTGSYSYDNKYVASFSVRTDASNRFGQFSNERFNPVWAGGLRWNMAREKWFEKSYWMSEISFRLSYGYQRNILTSVSPELILKIPRGIETESVDELTGEEILAISSLPYADLRWEKNSSINAGVDMSLFDGKIQASVDYYDKRGKDLISLLDVPAEYGIPSMPVNGGSMRNNGWEISTSFVPVRTKDFTFSMSLSSAKNYNKVTKTGIQNVSWQTAAGGTLTKAGYPVSAFWAFDFQGINQSNGYPVIGLNVAEGTDPSADPTAYMKYMGKLDPDFTGSIGLNFRYKKLTLNTSVYLQLGGKKFLSPAYPLSATLPTEYENLSAELLNRWVPGSTGAILPGLPDSRAPVISLPSSDVNSLGNQRYVSLYEMYNYSSDRVVSASTLRMNNLSLNYSLPDQLAKAIGCRTINAGASASNIFSVNSKGFRGRDAEVATGAQPRTKAYTLNINVSF, encoded by the coding sequence ATGCGCATAACCACCGTATTATTAATCACTGCCATTATGCAGGTTAGCGCAGCTACCTACGCCCAACGGATTACACTGAACCAAAATAACGTACCCCTCGAACGTGTATTTATAGAGATACGAAAGCAGAGCGGCTACGATTTCGTATTCGATATCAAACTGATGAAGAAGGCAAATCCCGTGAATATTCGCGTGAGCAATGCCTCCATAGACCAAACGCTAAAGCTCTGTTTTGCTGACCAGCCTTTTGAATATACCCTGAATGAAAAGACCATCATTGTGAAGGAAAAAGAAAGATCTGCAATAGACAAGATCGCCGCTTTTTTCAATACCATAACAGTGACAGGTCAGGTAACCGACACTTACGGGAATGTCCTGCCCGGTGTGACGGTCCGGGTGAAGGGTACCGATAAGGCCACCAGCACCAACCGGGTGGGAAGTTTTATCCTGCCCAACCTGGATGAAGATGCAACGCTCATATTCAGCTATCTTACCAAGGAAACCTTTGAGTTGAAATTGAACGGAAAAACCAACGTCCAGGTTGTGATGAAAGAGAAAACTGTGGAGTTGCAGGAGGTGGTAGTTAATACCGGTTACCAGATCTTAAAGAAAAATAGCATGACCGGGGCATCAAGTTCAATAAAAGCAAAAGATTTGTACCTGAATGGTTTTACCACTATAGAACAGGCGCTACAAGGTAAGCTTCCCGGTGTCGTTGTTACCAATACAAGCGGACTGATCGGAGCACGCCAGAAAACCAGGGTGCGCGGTACTTCTACGCTTTTGGGTACGCAGGAGCCGGTATGGGTAGTTGATGGCGTGATACAGGAAGACCCGCTACCCTTCAAAGCCGATGTATTGAATAGCGCTGGTACAATTACCAGGGATAATTTCGATTACATCCGCGACTTTGTTGGAAATTCGATTTCCTGGTTAAACCCGAGCGATATTGAAGACATTACAGTACTAAAAGATGCGGCTGCAACGGCTATTTATGGCGTACGTGCAGCAAATGGAGTAATCGTAATCACGACCAAGAAAGGACAAAATGCGCCAGCTACCATCAGCTATTCATTCGGCTTAAATGTCGCTGATCGCGTAGATTATCAAACCTTAGAACTTATGAATTCCAGTCAAAGGGTTGATGTTTCAAGAGAAATCTTCAACCGTGGACTCACAGGGGCTTATGTGAACTCAGAAATAGGTTATGCCGGTGCAATGTCACAATACCTGAACAAAAGTATTAGTTATGAAGCGTTTAATTCCAGGGTGCATGCTATGGAAACCCAGAACACGGATTGGTTCGATCTTTTGTTTAGGAAACCACTAAGCACCAATCATGCCTTAAGTGTATCAGGTGGCAATACAGATACAAGGTATTATGCCTCCTTTGGCTATAATGCTACTAACGGAACTGCCATCGGAAATGATGGTAAAGGATACACTGGTAATATGAGTGTGAGCTTCAAAGTCGGTCCTAAACTAAGTATCTCGGCAAGGCTTTCAGGATCTCAAAAGACTACGAATGGTTTTTACCTGGTGAATCCTTATGGATATGCTTCAACTGCGAGTAGGGTAATTCCTGCCTATAATCAGGATGGAAGTCCGTTCTTTTATCAAAATCCAAAGAGTAGCTATTTGTACAATATGATTAATGAACGCGACCAGACGGGTTTAATCAGCAAAGTACTTAGTGCAAACACGAGTATTGATGCCAATTACGATATCCTGAAAGGACTGAGGTTCCAGACGATTTTCAGTTACAATACAAGCAGTACTACGGGTACTTCGTACGCTACAGACCAAACGGAATACATTACCCGGAATTTCAGGTTTTTCGAATATGGAACGGCGAAGCCGAATTCTGCTGCTTACCTGAATGCTAAATTGCCTTTGGGTGGAGAATATAATGAAGACAACAATAGGAATGAAAGCTGGAGCTGGAGGAATAGTATCTCGTACAGTACTTTACTAAATAATAAGCATGCCATTTCTGCCATGTTTGGTCAGGATCTGAATAGTTCGAAGTATGTGGGTTTCTCTTCTACTAATTATGGTTATATGAAAGGCAGGGGCAATACTTTCGCCCCAATACCCCTAACCTACGGTTCGCAATTTCCTACTCCAAACGTATTGTTAACGGAGAATCAAATACGCAGCATTATTGATAGGACGACAAATACTATGGGCTTGTACCTTACCGGAAGCTATTCTTACGATAACAAGTATGTGGCTAGTTTTAGCGTTCGTACAGATGCGTCCAACCGGTTCGGTCAATTCAGTAATGAGCGCTTCAATCCGGTTTGGGCTGGGGGGCTCCGCTGGAATATGGCCAGGGAAAAATGGTTTGAAAAAAGTTATTGGATGTCTGAAATCAGTTTCAGGCTTTCTTATGGTTACCAGCGGAACATCCTCACGAGTGTAAGTCCGGAATTGATACTCAAAATACCGAGAGGAATAGAAACAGAATCTGTGGATGAGTTAACAGGTGAGGAAATTCTGGCTATCAGTTCATTGCCTTATGCAGATCTGAGATGGGAAAAAAACTCCAGTATCAATGCAGGAGTTGATATGAGCCTTTTTGATGGAAAAATTCAGGCTTCAGTTGATTATTACGACAAACGGGGAAAGGATTTGATTTCCTTATTAGACGTACCTGCCGAATACGGAATCCCATCTATGCCGGTAAATGGCGGATCAATGAGAAACAATGGTTGGGAGATTTCTACGAGCTTCGTACCTGTCCGTACGAAGGATTTTACTTTTTCTATGTCCTTAAGTTCTGCGAAGAACTATAATAAAGTAACTAAGACAGGTATTCAGAATGTGAGCTGGCAAACCGCTGCCGGAGGAACATTAACGAAAGCGGGGTACCCTGTATCTGCTTTCTGGGCTTTTGATTTTCAGGGAATTAACCAAAGTAATGGCTATCCTGTTATTGGTCTGAATGTGGCTGAAGGAACAGACCCATCTGCTGACCCGACTGCATATATGAAGTATATGGGGAAGTTGGATCCGGATTTTACCGGAAGTATCGGGCTGAATTTCCGTTACAAAAAGTTAACCCTGAATACTTCTGTATACCTGCAATTGGGTGGGAAGAAATTCCTGTCTCCGGCATATCCGCTTTCTGCTACCCTGCCTACAGAGTATGAGAATTTGTCGGCAGAATTACTAAACAGGTGGGTTCCGGGCAGTACAGGGGCGATATTACCCGGATTGCCAGATAGCAGGGCACCGGTCATCTCATTACCGAGTTCAGATGTAAACAGCTTAGGGAACCAACGTTATGTGTCTCTTTATGAAATGTATAATTATAGCAGTGACAGGGTGGTGAGTGCCTCAACGTTGCGTATGAACAATCTTTCCCTTAATTATTCTTTACCAGATCAGTTGGCTAAAGCAATAGGTTGCAGAACAATTAACGCCGGTGCAAGTGCGTCTAACATCTTTTCTGTCAATAGTAAGGGTTTTAGAGGACGTGATGCCGAGGTAGCAACGGGTGCGCAGCCACGCACAAAGGCTTATACGCTAAATATTAACGTGAGTTTTTAA